Proteins found in one Erythrobacter sp. 3-20A1M genomic segment:
- a CDS encoding prolyl oligopeptidase family serine peptidase: MRSLFLVLTALLLSPGPALAQVDVPDRAANAQSADLLAERLAIPFASGLVGAELAPVFAWVENTRGVRNVMVARAGEAPRQVTDYREDDGIEIYGLALSPDGTRLAFVRGGDASFPDDGLPNTAQRVEAPNQTVFFADLSSVSPPSPMGQGHDPVFSPDGRKLLFTRAGSIMVRAGEEDARRIADLRGNAGDFSWSPDGSKVLFLESRSGHSVVGVIDVAQSNLRYLGATLGYSSDPVFSPDGGSVAFIQFRDPPARFADSRKSFWSVRVADIATGAVRIAWSAPEGDGGQYYGTRGRNLFWTASGHLLFPYEGSGWLHVLAVPAAGGPARDLTPDANEVENFVPTPDGHGVIYSANPGNLDSRTLWQADIASGQTKRLTGDGQYAFFPTYGGERLAATVTDARSPAHMVLVEGMEPLGRKPTIAGYPAPENVTFTAEDGTVVHGQYFRGVGNGARPALIFAHGGPRRQMVAAFHPYFYYHNTYIRNQEFAAAGYDVLSVNYRSGTNYGRAFREAPGTGRDGASEYRDIVAGARWLAARPGVDPARIGIWGGSWGGYLTALALARDSDLFAAGVDLHGVHAMVRSVPDSYAPDEVLAIQRLQWDSSPMGAIDEWRSPVLIVHGDDDRNVDYRQSLLLARELTARGVPFEELALPNERHDFFRYASWLTALEASGDFFERKLEPSR; the protein is encoded by the coding sequence ATGCGATCGCTTTTCCTTGTCCTGACGGCGCTACTCCTGTCGCCCGGCCCTGCACTGGCGCAGGTCGATGTGCCGGATCGAGCAGCGAACGCCCAGAGCGCCGATCTGCTGGCGGAACGACTTGCCATACCCTTCGCCTCGGGGCTCGTCGGCGCGGAGCTGGCACCGGTCTTCGCGTGGGTGGAAAATACGCGCGGCGTGCGCAACGTGATGGTCGCGCGCGCAGGGGAAGCGCCGCGCCAGGTGACCGATTATCGCGAAGACGACGGGATCGAGATTTACGGCCTGGCATTGTCGCCGGACGGAACGCGGCTCGCTTTCGTGCGCGGCGGCGATGCATCCTTTCCCGACGACGGCCTGCCCAACACCGCCCAACGCGTCGAGGCACCGAACCAGACCGTGTTCTTCGCGGACCTCTCTTCCGTTTCACCGCCGAGCCCGATGGGGCAGGGTCACGATCCGGTATTTTCCCCCGATGGGCGCAAGTTGCTGTTCACCCGCGCCGGGTCGATCATGGTCCGGGCGGGCGAGGAAGACGCGCGGCGGATCGCCGATCTGCGCGGCAACGCAGGCGATTTCAGCTGGTCGCCCGACGGATCGAAGGTCCTGTTCCTCGAATCGCGCTCCGGCCACAGCGTCGTCGGCGTGATCGACGTGGCGCAAAGCAACCTGCGCTATCTGGGCGCGACGCTCGGCTATTCGAGCGACCCGGTATTTTCGCCCGACGGTGGTTCGGTCGCCTTCATCCAGTTCCGCGATCCGCCCGCCCGCTTCGCCGACAGCCGCAAATCCTTCTGGTCGGTGCGCGTCGCCGACATCGCGACCGGAGCGGTTCGCATTGCATGGTCCGCGCCCGAAGGCGACGGCGGTCAATATTACGGCACACGCGGGCGCAACCTGTTCTGGACCGCGTCCGGCCATCTCCTGTTTCCGTACGAAGGCAGCGGCTGGCTCCATGTCTTGGCGGTGCCCGCGGCGGGCGGCCCAGCGCGCGACCTGACGCCGGATGCAAACGAGGTCGAGAATTTCGTGCCCACCCCGGATGGGCACGGCGTGATCTATTCCGCGAACCCCGGCAATCTCGACAGCCGCACCCTGTGGCAAGCCGATATCGCGAGCGGACAGACAAAGCGCCTTACCGGCGACGGGCAGTACGCCTTCTTCCCCACCTATGGTGGCGAGCGGCTGGCCGCGACGGTGACCGACGCCCGGTCCCCTGCGCACATGGTTCTCGTCGAGGGAATGGAGCCGCTCGGCCGCAAGCCGACGATCGCGGGCTATCCCGCACCGGAAAACGTCACCTTCACGGCGGAGGACGGTACGGTTGTGCATGGCCAATATTTCCGGGGCGTGGGTAACGGAGCGCGACCGGCCCTGATCTTCGCCCACGGGGGCCCGCGGCGGCAAATGGTCGCCGCCTTCCACCCGTATTTCTATTACCACAATACCTATATCCGGAATCAGGAATTCGCAGCGGCGGGCTACGATGTCCTGTCGGTCAATTACCGCAGTGGCACCAATTACGGACGCGCCTTCCGCGAAGCGCCCGGCACCGGGCGCGATGGAGCGTCGGAATATCGCGACATCGTGGCAGGCGCGCGGTGGCTCGCGGCGCGGCCCGGCGTCGATCCAGCGCGGATCGGCATCTGGGGCGGAAGCTGGGGCGGCTATCTCACCGCCCTCGCCCTCGCGCGCGACAGCGACCTGTTCGCCGCGGGCGTCGACCTGCACGGGGTGCATGCCATGGTGCGCTCGGTCCCCGACTCCTATGCGCCGGACGAGGTGCTCGCCATTCAACGCCTGCAATGGGACAGCTCGCCGATGGGCGCGATCGATGAATGGCGTTCCCCCGTCCTGATCGTCCATGGAGACGACGATCGCAATGTCGACTATCGCCAGTCGCTGCTGCTGGCGCGCGAACTCACCGCGCGCGGCGTCCCTTTCGAGGAACTGGCGCTGCCGAACGAACGCCACGATTTCTTCCGTTACGCCAGCTGGCTGACCGCGCTCGAAGCGTCGGGCGATTTCTTCGAGCGCAAGCTAGAACCGTCCCGATGA
- a CDS encoding serine hydrolase: MMDIEHAFAPARRMVEEGRMPCAALGVIGADGTSAVAFAGNAATTPEPEPLTRGHWFDLASVSKTIATTTMVLTLAEQGRLDLDAPLTSAIPDLRQYDVEHAPERRITFRQCLAHQTFLPAVFPIYTYGDDPLRMRAFVLQRAWEHGSPVYSDINFILLGIAVERITGAPLSDWPLGDGLSYGPPPGPAVATEFCTWRNRILKGEVHDENAAALGGAPGHAGLFGTVDGVLEFARALMAGEVLSPESLRLIRTSQFHHRTHGWELPYGGWSGGEACSRTTIGHTGFTGTGLWIDFEREMTWTLLTNRVHPTRHRDRAIHELRPAVGRAVVEAWDGRK, from the coding sequence ATGATGGATATAGAACACGCTTTCGCCCCCGCCCGCCGCATGGTCGAGGAAGGGCGGATGCCCTGCGCCGCATTGGGGGTCATCGGTGCGGACGGCACGAGCGCGGTCGCGTTCGCCGGTAATGCCGCGACTACGCCCGAACCCGAGCCCCTCACGCGTGGCCACTGGTTCGATCTGGCCTCGGTTTCCAAGACCATCGCCACCACCACGATGGTGTTGACCCTAGCCGAACAAGGCCGCCTCGATCTCGACGCGCCGCTGACGAGCGCAATCCCCGACCTGCGGCAATACGATGTCGAACATGCGCCGGAACGGCGGATCACCTTTCGCCAATGTCTCGCGCATCAGACCTTCCTGCCCGCCGTTTTCCCGATCTACACCTATGGCGACGACCCCTTGCGCATGCGCGCCTTCGTCCTGCAACGCGCGTGGGAGCATGGCTCGCCGGTCTATTCCGACATCAATTTCATCCTGCTCGGGATCGCGGTGGAACGGATCACGGGCGCACCGCTGTCGGACTGGCCGCTCGGCGACGGGTTGTCCTACGGGCCGCCTCCGGGGCCGGCAGTCGCGACGGAATTCTGCACCTGGCGCAACCGCATCCTGAAGGGCGAGGTGCATGACGAGAACGCGGCGGCCCTGGGCGGCGCGCCCGGCCATGCGGGACTGTTCGGTACGGTGGACGGCGTCCTGGAATTCGCGCGCGCGCTGATGGCGGGCGAGGTGCTGTCGCCTGAATCGCTACGCCTCATCCGCACCTCGCAATTCCACCACCGCACGCATGGATGGGAATTGCCCTATGGCGGCTGGTCGGGCGGGGAAGCGTGCTCGCGCACGACGATCGGGCATACCGGCTTCACCGGCACCGGCCTGTGGATCGATTTCGAGCGGGAGATGACCTGGACGCTGCTGACCAATCGCGTTCATCCCACCCGCCATCGCGACCGAGCCATCCACGAATTGCGACCGGCGGTAGGGCGCGCGGTGGTGGAAGCATGGGATGGCCGGAAATAA
- a CDS encoding permease has product MTTDYDGGRKLRTRILPLYLLLGFSAGLPFFMFNAVLLLRLARHDIDIVTIGYFAWVALLPTFKFLWSPLLDRFSVPGFSRFWGKRRGWIMLSQLGIFAAMVGMAFTSDDTDLALVALFAILLAFWTTTLEVAADGWRIELAPTQEAQAPIVAANLWGYRSAMVAAGSGAVLIAARADWTIAYLAIALAAFAPFPVLALTGREPGTDGARWHALGTGVAIGAVILAASCAIVAVVGWLALRMLAGAGIDPETNLTPAVIAIALAPFALLAAALPRIKRLPSDAPLLSSTTLGPFVDIFWRYGFATLVVLGFVSLYRVGDVLALTLSHPMWDARGYSLDQIGIADGAIALPASMIGVALGSWMAARWRLSWALAAGALVAALGNWVYVWLWWQPPEGWVLYASVAVDQLGNGLAGAVFVVYLSMLVNPRFPAAQYAFLSGFAFLLARLLAGTSGEMQQVIGYDGFFALTGAASIAAIVFLPFLARIRSRGPSAGPVEAA; this is encoded by the coding sequence GTGACCACCGATTACGATGGCGGGCGGAAGCTTCGCACCCGCATCCTGCCGCTCTATCTCCTGCTCGGTTTTTCGGCCGGCCTGCCCTTCTTCATGTTCAATGCGGTGCTGCTGCTGAGGCTGGCGCGGCACGACATCGACATCGTGACCATCGGCTATTTCGCGTGGGTGGCGCTGCTGCCGACCTTCAAGTTCCTCTGGTCGCCGCTGCTCGACCGGTTCTCGGTGCCCGGGTTCTCGCGGTTCTGGGGCAAGCGGCGCGGATGGATCATGCTATCACAGCTCGGCATCTTCGCCGCGATGGTGGGCATGGCCTTCACCAGCGACGACACCGATCTCGCCCTGGTCGCGCTGTTCGCAATCCTGCTCGCCTTCTGGACCACCACGCTGGAGGTCGCGGCGGACGGCTGGCGTATCGAACTGGCCCCGACCCAGGAGGCGCAGGCCCCGATCGTGGCGGCCAATCTCTGGGGCTATCGCAGCGCGATGGTCGCGGCGGGCAGCGGCGCGGTGCTGATCGCGGCGCGCGCGGACTGGACGATCGCCTATCTCGCGATCGCGCTGGCCGCGTTTGCTCCCTTTCCGGTGCTGGCGCTGACCGGTCGCGAGCCCGGCACCGACGGTGCGCGCTGGCATGCGCTCGGGACGGGCGTGGCGATCGGGGCGGTGATCCTCGCCGCGTCCTGCGCGATCGTCGCCGTGGTCGGCTGGCTCGCCTTGCGCATGCTGGCGGGCGCGGGGATCGATCCGGAGACCAATCTGACCCCTGCCGTGATCGCGATCGCTCTCGCGCCCTTCGCGCTGCTCGCGGCGGCCCTGCCGCGGATCAAGCGCCTGCCGAGCGATGCGCCGCTGCTAAGCTCGACGACCCTTGGGCCCTTCGTCGACATCTTCTGGCGCTACGGCTTCGCCACGCTGGTCGTGCTAGGATTCGTTTCGCTCTACCGCGTCGGCGACGTGCTGGCGCTGACGCTATCGCATCCGATGTGGGACGCGCGCGGCTATTCGCTGGACCAGATCGGCATCGCCGATGGCGCAATCGCTTTGCCGGCGAGCATGATCGGTGTCGCTCTGGGCAGTTGGATGGCCGCGAGATGGCGCTTGTCCTGGGCTCTCGCGGCAGGCGCGCTGGTCGCGGCGCTGGGCAATTGGGTCTATGTCTGGTTGTGGTGGCAACCGCCCGAAGGTTGGGTGCTGTACGCCAGCGTCGCCGTCGACCAGCTCGGCAACGGGCTCGCGGGGGCGGTTTTCGTGGTCTATCTCTCGATGCTGGTGAACCCGCGCTTCCCGGCGGCGCAATACGCCTTCCTGTCGGGCTTCGCCTTCCTGCTCGCGCGGCTGCTGGCAGGAACTTCGGGCGAAATGCAGCAGGTGATCGGCTATGACGGGTTCTTCGCTCTGACGGGCGCGGCGAGTATTGCCGCTATCGTCTTCCTTCCCTTCCTCGCGCGAATTCGCTCGCGCGGGCCGAGCGCCGGGCCGGTGGAGGCCGCATGA